In Alphaproteobacteria bacterium, the sequence TGTTGTGATAGATGTCGCGGCGCATCATCCAGCGCTGCAACAGCACGAACACCATCGAGATGCCGACCAGGATCAAGCTGATCGCCGAGGCGAGGCCTTGATTCGAACCGAGATCGGCCGAATAAAGGATATAGGCCTGGGTCGCCAGCACCTGAAGGCCGCGGCCGATGATCTGCGGCGTGCCGAAATCCGCGATCGACATGACGAAGGCGAGCAGGCCGCTCGCCGTGATGGCCGGCATGATCAGCGGCAGGGTAATCGTGAACAGGCGCCGCGTGGGCGAGACGCCCAGACTTTCCGCCGCTTCCTCCAGCGACCGGCTGACGGCCGCGAAGGCGCCCGCCGTGATCAGGAACACTTGCGGGAAGAATTTCAGCGCGAAGACCATGATCACGCCGGGCGTGCCGTAGATCGGCGGAATGTCGATGCCGATGCTGGCGAGCGACGTGCGCACGAGGCCGTTGGCGCCGAACAGCACGATCCAGGAATAGGCGCCGATGAAGGGCGGCGAGACCATCGCGATCAGCGCCAGCACTTCGATCGCCGTCCGGCCGCGGATTTCGAAGCGCGACACGACGAAAGCGAGGCCCACGCCCAGGATCAGCGCCCCGATCATGCCGCCGAAGCCGACCAGGAACGTGTTGCCGATCGTGTTGAGGAAGCGCGGCTCGGAGAAGATCAGCGTGTAGTTTGCGAACGTATATTCGCCGTCGACCACGAAGCTCGACAGCAGGATCTTGCCGAGCGGCCAGACGAGCAGGCCGAGAACGATCGCCCAGGCGGCGATAAGGACCGGCGTCCAGATATCGCGGCGCGTCATTGCGCGAACTCGACGCGCGAACCGTCGGGGCGGAACAGCACGATGTCCGCGACGGGAAGGTGAAGCTCGGCGTTCTGCGTCGCTCTGTCGAGCTCGCTGCGCGCGGGGCTCGCGACCTGCGCCAGCACATTGCCTTCGGGCGTTTCGACCATATGGATCGCTTCGCGGCCCAGATAGGTCGTCTTGAGGATCTTGCCGGCCAACGCAATCCCGTCCGTGGTCCCGGCGGCGCGCAAGCGCACCGCTTCGGGACGGAAGGCGAGTTCGACGGGGCCGGGGGCCGCCTTGCCGGGCAGCACCCATTCCTTGCCGCCCAAGCGCAATGCGCCGCTTTGCGTGAGTTCGGCCGACAGGAAATTCATCGTGCCGATGAAGGCCGAGGCGAAGCGGCGCTTGGGGTGGTTATAGATGTCGTAGGGCGTGCCGAGCTGTTCCACACGCCCCGCATTCATCACGCAAATCCGGTCGGAAACGGCCAGCGCTTCCTCCTGATCGTGCGTGACGTAGATCGTGGTGATGCCCAAACGCTGCTGGATCTCGCGGATATCCTCGCGCAACTCGACGCGCAGCTTGGCGTCGAGATTGGACAAGGGCTCGTCCATCAACAGCAGCTTGGGGCGGATCGTCATGGCGCGCGCGAGGCCCACGCGCTGCTGCTG encodes:
- a CDS encoding iron ABC transporter permease — encoded protein: MTRRDIWTPVLIAAWAIVLGLLVWPLGKILLSSFVVDGEYTFANYTLIFSEPRFLNTIGNTFLVGFGGMIGALILGVGLAFVVSRFEIRGRTAIEVLALIAMVSPPFIGAYSWIVLFGANGLVRTSLASIGIDIPPIYGTPGVIMVFALKFFPQVFLITAGAFAAVSRSLEEAAESLGVSPTRRLFTITLPLIMPAITASGLLAFVMSIADFGTPQIIGRGLQVLATQAYILYSADLGSNQGLASAISLILVGISMVFVLLQRWMMRRDIYHNSGMKRAERRPIAGLKSLYLHIAAYGLVLLGSIPTITVIYYSFRRTRGPVFQDGFGLQSYERVLQRLSDPIVNTLIYSAIAVVAIVVVGTLLGYLITRRRSLATGALDGILTVPYVVPGVVMGIAYAAAFNVAPLVLTGTGAIIILAIFIRRLPYTVSSVGAALRQISPNLEQAAMSLGVPPGRAFLKVTAPLLIPGIVAGAMMSLVTAMNELSSSLVLYIGRTITMPVRIYIAVIDGEYGIAAALSTILLAMTIVAILAMSYAAKRQYKS
- a CDS encoding ABC transporter ATP-binding protein translates to MTALSLRAIHKSYGPGIKVLDGIDLELVSGEFFTLLGPSGCGKTTLLRIVAGFHQQDSGEVIADGVKLDPLPAHKRDIGMVFQDYAIFPHLTVAQNVAFGLKARNLPADEIAKRVEESLNTVRLADYGDRLPSALSGGQQQRVGLARAMTIRPKLLLMDEPLSNLDAKLRVELREDIREIQQRLGITTIYVTHDQEEALAVSDRICVMNAGRVEQLGTPYDIYNHPKRRFASAFIGTMNFLSAELTQSGALRLGGKEWVLPGKAAPGPVELAFRPEAVRLRAAGTTDGIALAGKILKTTYLGREAIHMVETPEGNVLAQVASPARSELDRATQNAELHLPVADIVLFRPDGSRVEFAQ